A section of the Lagopus muta isolate bLagMut1 chromosome 17, bLagMut1 primary, whole genome shotgun sequence genome encodes:
- the CLDN5 gene encoding claudin-5, with translation MTSAAVEILGLGLGILGWVGVILACGLPMWQVSAFIDVNIVVAQTIWEGLWMNCVVQSTGQMQCKVYDSILALRPEVQAGRALTVIVALLGLVALMVTVVGAQCTNCIRPGKMKSRIVIAGGTIYIVCGVLVLVPLCWFANIVISDFYDPSVPPSQKREMGAALYIGWAATALLLFGGCLICCCSCSQRDETSFPVKYSAPRRPTSNGEYDKKNYV, from the coding sequence ATGACTTCGGCGGCGGTGGAGATTCTGGGGCTCGGACTGGGCATCCTGGGCTGGGTGGGGGTGATCCTGGCCTGTGGGCTGCCCATGTGGCAGGTGTCAGCCTTCATCGACGTGAACATCGTGGTGGCGCAGACCATCTGGGAAGGGCTGTGGATGAACTGCGTGGTGCAGAGCACGGGGCAGATGCAGTGCAAGGTGTACGATTCCATCCTGGCGCTGCGGCCCGAGGTGCAGGCGGGCCGGGCGCTCACGGTCATCGTGGcgctgctggggctggtggcGCTCATGGTAACCGTGGTGGGTGCGCAGTGCACAAACTGCATCCGGCCCGGCAAGATGAAGTCCCGCATCGTGATCGCCGGAGGGACCATCTACATCGTCTGCGGGGTCCTGGTCCTCGTCCCGCTCTGCTGGTTCGCCAACATCGTCATCAGCGACTTCTACGACCCCTCCGTGCCGCCGTCCCAGAAGCGGGAGATGGGGGCCGCGCTGTACATCGGCTGGGCGGCCACGGCCCTGCTGCTGTTCGGGGGCTgcctcatctgctgctgctcctgctcgcAGCGCGACGAGACCTCCTTCCCCGTCAAGTACTCGGCGCCGCGGAGGCCCACTTCCAACGGCGAGTACGACAAGAAGAACTACGTCTGA